One stretch of Candidatus Nitrosotenuis cloacae DNA includes these proteins:
- a CDS encoding tRNA(Ile)(2)-agmatinylcytidine synthase, producing the protein MKDTVLNIGFDDTDSPKGMCTTYLAYKLIDSLKKENVKFVDYPKLIRFNPNIPWKTRGNGAVSLKIETDNPAKIKNKVIRFVTKFSDLKNGANPGVVFFENDTIPKQMMEFSKNALWQLVHRKDAKKFISDNRLESFHLGNGQGLVGAIGAIGYQFNDHTFELLSYRKKSHFGKKRKINPSSVRMMQEKTYPKTFNSYDTKKQRIIFAPHGPDPVFFGIRGEDADSLLYASKMIKTKEKPLGHLIFKSNQGTGDHLQNELNSSALKAYSSGIITGVISKEPVVENGGHVKFSISKNGIELTCFVYKPTGITKEASSLVMGDLVRIGGGIRRSSSKYGRVLNVEFIEVLRLQRKTISQNPLCIKCNKKMKSKGTDQGFECVKCGKKATKKTSFVVPRQISEQLYIPQPSAHRHLTRPTQRLYIINKPKKFNDLIPWFSNYSN; encoded by the coding sequence GTGAAAGATACTGTTCTGAATATTGGTTTTGATGATACTGATTCACCAAAAGGAATGTGCACCACTTATCTTGCATACAAATTGATTGATTCGCTAAAAAAAGAAAATGTAAAATTTGTTGACTATCCAAAACTCATCCGATTTAATCCAAATATACCATGGAAAACACGTGGAAATGGCGCTGTCTCACTAAAGATAGAAACCGATAATCCGGCAAAAATTAAAAATAAGGTCATACGGTTTGTGACAAAGTTTTCCGATCTCAAAAACGGTGCAAACCCGGGAGTTGTTTTCTTTGAGAATGATACAATTCCAAAACAGATGATGGAATTTAGCAAAAATGCATTATGGCAGCTAGTGCACAGAAAAGATGCAAAGAAATTCATCTCAGATAATAGATTGGAATCATTTCATCTTGGGAATGGACAGGGATTGGTAGGCGCAATCGGAGCAATCGGTTATCAGTTTAATGATCATACATTTGAGTTGCTAAGTTACAGAAAAAAATCACATTTTGGCAAAAAAAGAAAAATCAATCCATCCAGTGTTAGAATGATGCAGGAAAAAACATACCCAAAGACGTTTAACAGCTATGATACAAAAAAACAACGCATAATTTTTGCCCCACATGGTCCAGATCCTGTTTTTTTTGGCATACGCGGAGAAGATGCCGATTCCTTACTTTATGCATCAAAAATGATAAAAACAAAAGAAAAACCTCTTGGGCACTTGATCTTCAAATCAAATCAAGGAACCGGCGATCACTTACAAAATGAGCTAAATTCATCTGCCCTCAAAGCTTATTCTTCTGGAATTATCACTGGTGTGATATCAAAAGAGCCTGTAGTTGAAAATGGCGGGCATGTCAAGTTTTCAATATCGAAAAATGGAATTGAATTAACCTGTTTTGTATACAAGCCGACTGGAATCACAAAAGAAGCAAGCAGTTTGGTTATGGGGGATCTTGTGCGCATTGGTGGTGGAATTAGAAGATCATCATCAAAATATGGCCGTGTGCTTAATGTGGAATTTATCGAAGTATTGAGACTGCAAAGAAAGACCATCTCACAAAATCCTCTATGCATAAAATGCAACAAAAAAATGAAATCAAAGGGGACTGATCAAGGTTTTGAATGTGTAAAGTGCGGCAAGAAAGCAACCAAAAAAACAAGTTTTGTTGTTCCACGCCAAATATCTGAGCAACTATACATCCCACAACCGTCTGCGCATCGACATCTGACAAGGCCAACACAAAGACTTTACATCATAAACAAACCAAAAAAATTCA